The DNA segment TGTTGTTATTAAAGTAGATGccttgtgtgtgtatatatatgtatatgcgatATAGATCCATTATTGAATACATACACACATCAAACATCTTACTTTCTAATATTGGAGAAacctcataaaattttaatttgcatctCGGACGTACAAGTCAGTATGCTTATACTTATATTTCTATCTCTGTATAGAGCATATACTCGACAACGTTCGCGTCTATTAATGTTAAGTATGTACTGCTCAATctgaaagagaaaataaaacatttcgaTACTACATAAAATCTGTGAAAATCTGCTTTTATTTTTAGAGGACAGCAATTTTAGAGGACAGTTTGAAGTGATAACTCCTATGTACAACAATCCCTTATTTATCTTACATTATCAAAATGACGTCTTGTTTTTATTAGCTGTGAAACActaatatagtttatatatacatatattttttttaattatatacacaaCTTGTCTACATTCATTGCATTGAACCATAATTGTTTGTCTGCATTGTAGGTTACATAATCAAGATGATGAAAAACCTCtaacaattgttaataattaattaacgtaTCGGGACCCACGGCTCTAGAACTTGCCCATACTTTACACGttctgaaaaaagaaataaaaatagctaTGTAACGTTTCAGGTTAAGATAGGCAGACATTCTTTTCAACACATTCACCAGCAACAGATCAGCTGAATTTCTGTTCATacttcattaaataattttatattaaaaagataataaaacttaattcattaaatgtataacttaatatacaatcaataaaaagtgaaattagGACCAATTATATCATATGACTAATACAATTAAGtgaaaaactcttttttatttGAGACAGATCTGGGcatctaataatattttgtgtgaCTTTTTCCAGCTCATGCAAATTATACGCCAATTATTTACTGTCGGTCTTGAAACACAGCTTTGAAACCAAAGTATGTAATATCACAAGTTAAATTAAGAAGTAATTTCCAgactcctgactcctcagccaaGAGTATTGACGATGACAATGTAATATCGCAAAAAAATGAGAACTAATAGATGTGAAACATGACATGTTGACGATGAAATTTTGCCTTGCatgtcatttcgttattatgtgttttatagtgaaaatgtgacttttctcatatttaccaaatttgtaaaaatggacaagtaaaattatctttgaattttatacttaaaagcACAATTTTCATCCCTTTCAACAGTTGTCCATGTGTTTTCCTGCATAGGTTTCACTTTATGtgctttttatgactatttattaattgtagaaaaaagagaGTTAAAgcccatttttacaaatgttttaaagcgattacattattttgttttatcaaaattctcTTACAAATGCCAcagataaaactttaatttgtttcttttgaGAGACAATTAAATAATGGATAGGAGCAAGTTACCTGGCTCTGGAAAGAGCTCTGGATGTCGTATAATATAATCTCTCATTCTAGTATCACGTTCTGCTTGAAAGTCATGAACCATCTTCTTTATAATTTGCGACAAAACATATCCTCCTGCCATGAATGCAATATGCTTCTGTATTCCTAAACAAAAATATCCCTAATTTGAGAGATTGTgttaataatttactaaaaatttgttatttaacatcCATAAATGTCATCCACAATCTTGCTTTAAGAAGACATAAGGCTATAAGAAATTGACTAATCACAGTTGAATGtgaggagaataatcgactatggttggtaaattttttacagctttACAGCTTCTTAAAGCAAGATAGTAGATTGACATTagataattttagatttaatccTGGAGTACTACTTATATTcttcttatattaattatctgATTTGAAAGTTTActcatataattaaaactttttatgtttataGATCTTTAAtctcctttttttacattacaacttgttaaaataactaaacaatattttaatgtaacaaaatcttattaaatattatattaggctataaaaattttattaacgaaaAACTGTACTGAATTTGAACTTTGCGTTTGggtgaaaatatttatagaggCAGTCGaaggtttattttaattttgttacaaaattagaTTAATAAGTCAATTGtaccagtaaaattttttttgacatCAAATGAAGATACAAAAGGAAATTTGTAGTAAAACACGATTCACACAATTGTCGAAATCGATAACCATGTTACATAATGGCGTTGCGAGGTTAAGTTACCGAAAGTATTTGAAACGAGAAATCCCATGTTTATCATCTCGCGGAAAAAATTAAGAGGCACTTACCGGCATAAAACGGCTTAGTATTgtacaaatttgttaaagtcGGAATCGCAAAGCCgcttgttatacatataaattccGCCGAGTACTTGGAAAGCACACTGGGCTGGTAATTGGGATCCGGCTTGAGCAGTTCCAAAGCCCATTGAATCTCCGGATGTTCACTTATCTCGTGCGAGTGATGTTTactcattttttcttttttataagaacTATTCTATTAAAATCGACAATTAGGAGCGCGATGCTCCACTTCGAGCCGTACACCGGCGATGAAAATCACGGAAATAACAATGGCAAATTGAAACGCGCAAGCAAGCTTCATTGATCGCTGCGACATCTgcacaaaaatgtaaaatacgtatcaatataatttaaataaatttaa comes from the Solenopsis invicta isolate M01_SB chromosome 14, UNIL_Sinv_3.0, whole genome shotgun sequence genome and includes:
- the LOC105207754 gene encoding NADH dehydrogenase [ubiquinone] 1 subunit C2; the encoded protein is MSKHHSHEISEHPEIQWALELLKPDPNYQPSVLSKYSAEFICITSGFAIPTLTNLYNTKPFYAGIQKHIAFMAGGYVLSQIIKKMVHDFQAERDTRMRDYIIRHPELFPEPERVKYGQVLEPWVPIR